Proteins encoded in a region of the Stieleria neptunia genome:
- a CDS encoding AAA family ATPase encodes MQLVSIWNPKGGQGKSLIAINLAAAAVSFGLKPLVVCDDPQGTATLFHRGGQLPFEVIDSIPSSKPDADLLVIDHGARDWKVPPAPIVIMPTKPDRSDIATYQDALSLLRPAGKKVVPVITDAQGHRASHTRAVQAMRKVGAFELRSSGVYGRAAEQWLSIFDQRIHGA; translated from the coding sequence GTGCAGCTTGTATCAATTTGGAACCCGAAAGGAGGGCAGGGCAAGAGCTTGATCGCGATCAACCTCGCTGCCGCCGCAGTGAGTTTTGGACTGAAGCCCCTGGTTGTCTGTGACGACCCACAGGGCACCGCAACGCTGTTCCACCGAGGAGGTCAGTTACCTTTCGAAGTGATCGACTCCATTCCGTCCAGCAAACCCGATGCAGATTTGCTTGTAATCGATCATGGTGCACGCGACTGGAAGGTCCCACCGGCCCCCATCGTGATCATGCCGACGAAGCCGGATCGATCCGACATCGCGACCTATCAGGATGCGTTGTCTTTGCTGCGACCGGCCGGCAAAAAGGTGGTCCCAGTGATCACCGACGCTCAGGGTCACCGAGCCAGCCACACGCGAGCGGTCCAGGCGATGCGAAAAGTAGGGGCCTTCGAGTTACGGTCATCCGGCGTCTACGGCCGGGCCGCCGAGCAATGGCTCTCAATCTTCGACCAACGGATCCACGGAGCCTAA
- a CDS encoding RNA polymerase sigma factor, producing MHNPFTEASADDSEDAELVCRANNGDRSALEKLILRHQAWIYNIAVRIVFEPQDAEEVTQEVLIKVVTRLSTFRGDSQFRTWLYRITVNHVLSMKRRGGEKATLTFSTYADAINGTADLDPPDPQSVPVEVPLLVEETKVACTTGMLLCLDRRQRLIFTLGEIIGVSDTVGSEVMEMTTANFRQCLSRARRDLHQFMNQQCGLVNASNPCRCVKKTKGFIDAGHVDPNNLLFATSHLQRIGDIAQGMAREIDDVADRSFAAIYRDHPFLEPAEQARWLRRILDLPEVRKTLDLG from the coding sequence ATGCACAATCCTTTCACAGAAGCTTCTGCCGATGATTCGGAAGACGCCGAGTTGGTTTGCCGAGCCAACAACGGTGATCGTTCGGCGCTGGAAAAACTGATTTTGCGGCATCAGGCATGGATCTACAACATCGCCGTCCGCATTGTCTTTGAGCCTCAGGACGCGGAGGAGGTCACGCAGGAAGTGCTGATCAAAGTCGTCACTCGACTCAGCACGTTTCGTGGCGACAGCCAATTTCGCACATGGCTCTACCGCATCACAGTGAACCACGTTCTCAGCATGAAACGCCGCGGCGGCGAGAAGGCGACTTTGACGTTCTCAACGTACGCGGACGCCATCAACGGCACTGCGGACCTAGATCCACCCGATCCCCAAAGTGTGCCGGTGGAAGTGCCGCTGTTGGTCGAAGAAACCAAAGTCGCCTGCACGACAGGAATGCTGCTTTGCCTTGACCGACGACAGCGATTGATCTTCACGCTGGGCGAAATCATCGGCGTGAGCGACACCGTCGGCAGCGAAGTCATGGAAATGACGACCGCCAACTTCCGGCAGTGTCTCTCCCGCGCACGCCGTGACCTGCACCAGTTCATGAATCAGCAATGCGGTCTGGTCAACGCAAGCAATCCCTGTCGGTGTGTCAAAAAGACCAAAGGCTTCATCGACGCGGGACACGTGGACCCCAACAACCTGCTTTTTGCGACGAGCCACCTTCAGCGGATTGGCGACATCGCGCAGGGGATGGCTCGCGAGATCGACGATGTCGCCGATCGATCCTTCGCCGCGATCTACCGCGATCACCCGTTTCTGGAGCCTGCAGAGCAAGCCCGATGGCTGCGGCGAATTCTCGATCTGCCTGAAGTTCGCAAGACGCTGGACTTGGGTTGA
- a CDS encoding RNA polymerase sigma factor: MLFLAVVVNANRFYHSEDWFVVQQTSLEQLAPQPNVIEQLSGKESPETLVSRCRKGDRRAFDRLQQVSDAQLRRYLEKKSGARGSVDIDDVMQETWIKVLNNLNAFTHGSFMAWLYTVAWRTFLDAQKKRRPVQVSDDTLFEHYLRVDLPKHSDGAALDALESCVNSLDAGKVQFVKLLLAGMKADAIAIKLGLTNQQIYKRKHTLKAELFDCIMRRLNSE, encoded by the coding sequence ATGCTATTCCTAGCGGTTGTGGTCAACGCCAATCGGTTTTACCATAGTGAAGACTGGTTTGTGGTCCAGCAAACGTCGTTAGAGCAACTCGCCCCGCAACCAAATGTGATTGAGCAGTTGAGTGGAAAGGAATCGCCGGAAACTCTAGTCTCCCGATGCAGGAAGGGTGATCGACGTGCGTTCGATCGTCTTCAGCAAGTCAGTGACGCCCAGCTCAGAAGGTACCTTGAGAAAAAGTCGGGGGCTCGCGGGTCGGTCGACATCGATGATGTCATGCAGGAAACGTGGATCAAGGTCCTGAACAACCTCAACGCGTTCACTCACGGATCGTTCATGGCTTGGCTGTACACCGTCGCATGGAGGACGTTCTTGGATGCCCAGAAGAAGCGTCGTCCGGTCCAGGTCAGTGACGATACTCTCTTTGAACACTACCTCCGCGTCGATCTGCCGAAGCACAGCGATGGTGCGGCACTGGACGCACTCGAATCTTGCGTCAACAGCTTGGATGCCGGCAAGGTTCAGTTCGTCAAACTGCTGCTCGCCGGCATGAAAGCCGACGCGATCGCCATCAAACTTGGATTGACGAATCAACAAATCTACAAGCGTAAGCACACTCTCAAAGCGGAATTGTTTGACTGTATTATGCGTCGCCTGAATTCCGAGTAA
- a CDS encoding GMC oxidoreductase has product MPFQNEYANLVSQKSEAHTRLIRDYDGPNPDFDYIVIGSGIGGGTVADDLADRKPDKRILVVDVGSFVYPTHVYNISRIPNDKVANHFGADNFQQTGTGTHFIGGKPQLVFGGRSVFWSGLIPQPQDWELEFFPAAIRAALKNEFLKLAGERMNASLTLGSKAQELVAHFHNSSIGNDFDIYETPRALHQPYLLADGTPANKFFLEPTGVFNTAELLINQSGLTPGHDLNGSGLFIRLNSFVEAVNSVPHDWYEVKTTNTVTGEQRSFYSPKVVVAAGSTESPKLINRSSVFHTLPADIKSLVGFGLTDHPVSSESQAYVTSVGNPRIDISPQDHAKIIFYSKGNLDATGHVQYPFNIEMNVNHEYWHLRNNDPSAGLTPNDPTRTRVDIKFSFANCLDDQNGIHSHANDGYTPYISFKRFADLNDLLNSRFPAVAGWHKNAGDFLTLLNNTRDRIFAEFNDVEFQTAPYGELGNDQKPFGWGTVHHACGTLRMPWKANRDAAFNTRSVVDEDLRVHGTAGLYVCDMSVLPVSTAANPVRALAGLSLRLSRHLG; this is encoded by the coding sequence ATGCCCTTTCAAAACGAATATGCAAACCTGGTGTCACAGAAGAGTGAAGCGCATACCCGACTGATCAGGGATTACGACGGCCCGAATCCGGACTTTGATTACATCGTGATTGGCTCCGGCATCGGTGGCGGCACCGTGGCGGACGACCTAGCCGACCGCAAGCCGGACAAACGCATCCTCGTGGTGGACGTCGGCTCGTTTGTCTACCCTACGCACGTCTACAATATCAGCCGCATTCCGAACGATAAGGTAGCCAACCACTTCGGCGCCGACAACTTCCAGCAGACGGGGACGGGCACCCACTTCATCGGCGGCAAGCCGCAACTGGTGTTCGGCGGCCGATCGGTCTTCTGGTCCGGTCTCATCCCGCAGCCACAAGATTGGGAACTGGAGTTCTTCCCCGCCGCCATCCGCGCCGCCCTGAAGAACGAATTCCTGAAGTTGGCCGGCGAAAGGATGAACGCTTCTCTGACCCTTGGCAGCAAGGCGCAGGAGTTGGTCGCACATTTTCACAACAGCTCGATCGGAAACGATTTCGATATCTACGAAACACCGAGGGCACTGCATCAGCCGTACTTGCTTGCGGACGGTACGCCAGCGAATAAGTTCTTCCTCGAGCCAACCGGCGTGTTCAACACGGCCGAACTGCTCATCAACCAATCCGGGCTGACCCCTGGGCACGACCTCAATGGCTCCGGGCTGTTCATCCGATTAAACAGCTTCGTCGAGGCCGTCAACAGCGTGCCGCACGATTGGTACGAAGTGAAGACGACCAATACGGTGACAGGAGAACAGCGGAGCTTCTACTCGCCGAAGGTGGTCGTCGCGGCCGGCTCGACGGAAAGTCCGAAGCTGATCAACCGATCTTCCGTGTTCCACACGCTTCCCGCTGACATCAAGAGCTTGGTGGGTTTCGGCCTGACTGATCATCCCGTGTCGAGCGAGTCCCAAGCATACGTCACGTCCGTGGGCAACCCACGAATCGACATCTCACCACAGGATCATGCAAAGATCATCTTCTACTCGAAGGGGAATCTCGATGCCACCGGCCACGTCCAGTACCCGTTCAACATTGAGATGAACGTCAACCACGAGTATTGGCACCTGCGGAACAATGACCCGTCTGCGGGTCTCACCCCCAACGACCCGACCCGCACGCGGGTGGACATCAAGTTCAGCTTTGCCAACTGCCTCGACGACCAGAACGGCATCCATTCGCACGCCAACGACGGATACACGCCGTACATCAGTTTCAAGCGGTTCGCTGATCTCAACGACTTACTCAACTCGCGGTTCCCAGCCGTAGCCGGCTGGCATAAGAATGCCGGCGATTTCTTGACGTTGCTGAACAATACGCGGGACCGCATCTTCGCCGAGTTCAACGACGTTGAGTTCCAGACGGCGCCTTACGGTGAACTCGGCAATGACCAGAAGCCGTTCGGATGGGGCACCGTCCACCACGCCTGCGGCACCCTGCGAATGCCGTGGAAGGCGAACCGCGACGCGGCCTTCAACACTCGGTCGGTCGTAGATGAGGACCTGAGGGTCCACGGCACGGCCGGCCTGTACGTCTGCGATATGTCCGTACTCCCCGTCAGCACTGCGGCAAATCCCGTGCGAGCGTTGGCTGGTCTGTCACTGCGTCTTTCGCGTCATCTCGGCTAG
- a CDS encoding replication initiator protein A — MSTSFDQPLTQTSLIPERYDTNELFVCDIADAVLKDIMPQMEHPFYSLSKKPERNVREYRHGEQWIRIVPSALGQATIYDKDILIYAISQLMGKQARGEPIGRRIRLNSHDFLRFTNRGTGGKDYAALVDALSRLNGTMIQTNIVTGDDEQFDSFSLISSAATRRKRGLDGRLLWVELELSQWLFNAIRQQEVLTLHRDYFRLRKPLERRIYELARKHCGRQASWKCSVEVLQKKSGAKSDAKRFRQLVKAIVKTDHLPDYRLSYDSEFDSVTFCNRNTMPSENSVPLNHFAVKPLPEEAFQKARRAAPGWDVYYLERQWREWMTEPPRIPEAAFVGFCRKWYEKRGSP, encoded by the coding sequence ATGTCGACTTCGTTTGATCAGCCGCTGACACAAACCTCGCTCATTCCCGAGCGGTACGACACCAACGAGCTGTTCGTTTGCGACATCGCCGATGCCGTGTTGAAAGACATCATGCCGCAAATGGAGCACCCGTTCTATTCGCTCTCCAAGAAGCCCGAACGCAACGTCCGAGAATACCGGCACGGCGAACAATGGATTCGAATCGTTCCCAGTGCGTTGGGGCAAGCCACGATTTACGACAAGGATATCTTGATCTACGCGATTTCGCAGCTGATGGGCAAACAAGCACGGGGCGAACCAATCGGCCGGCGAATTCGCTTGAACAGCCACGACTTTCTCAGGTTCACCAATCGTGGAACCGGAGGCAAAGATTACGCCGCACTGGTCGATGCCCTGTCGCGGCTCAACGGAACTATGATTCAAACCAACATCGTTACCGGTGATGACGAGCAGTTTGATTCGTTTTCGCTGATCTCGTCAGCCGCGACAAGGCGAAAGCGAGGTTTGGACGGACGCCTGCTATGGGTTGAATTAGAGCTATCGCAATGGCTATTCAACGCCATTCGTCAGCAAGAAGTCTTGACGCTTCATCGAGACTACTTCCGCCTTCGCAAGCCTTTGGAGCGGCGGATCTACGAGCTGGCGAGGAAACACTGCGGGCGGCAGGCTTCGTGGAAATGTTCCGTCGAAGTGTTGCAAAAGAAGTCCGGCGCAAAGAGCGATGCCAAGAGATTCCGACAACTCGTCAAGGCGATCGTCAAAACCGACCATCTTCCCGACTACCGTCTCTCCTACGATTCTGAGTTCGACAGCGTCACATTCTGCAATCGCAATACGATGCCGTCCGAAAATTCAGTACCATTAAACCACTTCGCAGTGAAGCCCCTGCCCGAAGAAGCGTTTCAGAAAGCACGGCGCGCGGCACCGGGATGGGATGTCTATTATCTGGAACGCCAGTGGCGAGAATGGATGACTGAGCCGCCACGAATCCCCGAGGCGGCATTCGTCGGGTTCTGCCGCAAGTGGTATGAAAAACGCGGTTCCCCGTAA
- a CDS encoding SDR family NAD(P)-dependent oxidoreductase has protein sequence MLKLQNRVAVVTGGSKGIGAAIAKELAAAGAVVAVNFHRDKTGADAVTREINESGGQAISIQGDVSNSDDICRMLAEVTDACGPLDIVVNNAGVYLPMNLEEVTESEFQREFNTNVLGPLMVIQKSLHRFGPDGGSVINIGSGASKMCPPGYSIYAASKSALDAITRVLAKELAPRGIRVNSVNPGATLSEGTKSAGLYGTGSDFEQQLVAMTPLGRIGTPPDIAKVVAFLASDDAGWLTGEAILASGGLR, from the coding sequence ATGCTGAAACTGCAGAACCGGGTCGCTGTGGTGACCGGTGGTTCGAAAGGGATCGGGGCCGCCATCGCCAAAGAACTGGCCGCCGCAGGCGCGGTCGTCGCCGTCAACTTTCACCGGGACAAAACCGGCGCGGATGCTGTTACTCGGGAGATCAACGAATCCGGAGGGCAAGCAATTTCGATACAGGGTGACGTGTCGAATTCCGACGACATATGTCGAATGCTGGCAGAAGTCACCGACGCCTGCGGGCCGCTCGATATCGTGGTGAACAACGCCGGCGTCTATCTGCCAATGAACCTTGAGGAGGTCACCGAAAGCGAATTCCAGCGTGAGTTCAACACAAACGTCCTCGGCCCGTTGATGGTGATTCAGAAATCGCTCCATCGCTTCGGACCAGACGGCGGCAGCGTCATCAACATCGGTTCCGGTGCATCGAAAATGTGCCCGCCCGGCTATTCGATCTACGCCGCGAGCAAAAGTGCACTCGATGCGATCACCAGAGTGCTCGCGAAAGAACTGGCCCCTCGTGGCATCCGAGTCAACTCGGTCAATCCTGGTGCGACGCTAAGCGAAGGGACGAAATCGGCCGGGTTATATGGCACGGGCAGTGACTTCGAACAGCAACTGGTAGCCATGACCCCGCTCGGTCGCATCGGAACACCACCGGACATCGCCAAAGTCGTTGCCTTCCTCGCGTCCGATGATGCAGGCTGGCTAACAGGCGAAGCGATCCTGGCATCCGGCGGTCTGCGATAA
- a CDS encoding site-specific integrase yields MSTDFPSAARHYCIAKKHSKGTSDEYKATVRKWISWGQDVQLEQLSRSTIRDFLDWVYEHAIELLAVDPTSFSWSLAQLASCRRGAAFCTMI; encoded by the coding sequence ATATCGACAGATTTTCCATCCGCAGCAAGACATTATTGCATAGCCAAGAAGCACTCAAAGGGCACAAGCGATGAATACAAAGCTACTGTCAGAAAGTGGATCAGTTGGGGCCAAGACGTCCAGCTAGAGCAGCTATCTCGATCCACAATCCGAGACTTCCTGGATTGGGTGTACGAGCATGCAATTGAACTGCTGGCGGTCGATCCAACTTCATTCAGTTGGTCGCTGGCGCAACTCGCGTCGTGTCGTAGGGGGGCGGCGTTTTGCACCATGATCTGA
- a CDS encoding SUMF1/EgtB/PvdO family nonheme iron enzyme, whose protein sequence is MTYLLIAVAASMVLASAASAQGRKVAVLVGVNEYQKPAFTSLRFARADVEAVDAELKKLGFTTTLLRGPEATRTRIEDTIDRVVAPLGKDDLMLVMLAGHGQQIEVTGIDGLPSEDAFFCPYDGINRDAESLYSLSHLIDRQLIPNVGRRIVMVDACRNVADDVGRGIQGNATIALPEDTAILFSCRSGQRSFENDTLRHGLFTYAVLEGLRGGAARDGKIVWSQLVSYVDWVMATEQLRRHMPDGTPQVPISAGGIPFAVLGEGNWSEVPTEIQRPKQEELDHSFVNSIGMKFQKIHPGSFIMGSPIDQPGRRPEERPHRVDVSREFHLSVFEVSQCDYEFVMETNPSYFSDWGDGAERLAGQLSDQRPVEQVSWQDANEFCRRLSKLPVEVRAGRRYRLPTEAEWEYACRAGSTAAYGFGDVYRDGQANADGRFASASGGGIFLKQTADIASYRPNAFGIYNMSGNVSEWCQDWFGAAYYDVSPTADPVGPTSGTKRVVRGGSWFDHPYLLRCGSRQSADPGSREPFVGIRVVCDVR, encoded by the coding sequence ATGACCTATCTCCTGATCGCCGTGGCGGCCTCCATGGTTCTCGCATCGGCCGCCTCCGCCCAAGGACGCAAGGTGGCCGTGCTGGTCGGCGTGAATGAGTACCAAAAACCCGCATTCACGAGCCTCCGATTCGCCCGCGCGGACGTCGAGGCGGTGGATGCTGAATTGAAGAAACTCGGCTTTACGACAACCTTGCTTCGGGGGCCTGAAGCAACCCGCACCAGAATCGAAGACACCATTGATCGCGTGGTCGCGCCGCTTGGCAAAGACGATCTGATGTTGGTGATGTTGGCCGGCCACGGCCAGCAAATCGAAGTGACGGGGATCGACGGTTTGCCGTCCGAAGACGCATTTTTCTGTCCCTATGACGGAATAAATCGTGACGCCGAGTCACTCTATTCGCTCAGCCATTTGATCGATCGTCAGTTGATACCGAACGTCGGCCGACGCATCGTCATGGTCGACGCGTGCCGCAACGTGGCCGACGACGTCGGCCGCGGGATCCAAGGAAATGCGACCATTGCATTGCCCGAAGACACCGCCATCCTCTTTAGTTGCCGCTCCGGCCAGCGATCATTCGAAAACGACACTCTTCGTCACGGATTGTTCACGTACGCGGTTCTGGAAGGCCTAAGAGGCGGAGCGGCGCGGGACGGAAAAATCGTGTGGTCGCAACTGGTCTCGTATGTCGATTGGGTGATGGCGACCGAACAGCTCCGTCGGCACATGCCTGACGGTACGCCGCAAGTTCCGATCAGCGCTGGTGGCATTCCGTTTGCCGTCTTGGGAGAAGGCAATTGGAGCGAAGTGCCGACAGAGATTCAACGTCCTAAGCAAGAAGAGTTGGATCACTCCTTTGTGAATTCGATCGGGATGAAGTTCCAAAAGATCCATCCGGGTTCCTTCATCATGGGTTCACCGATCGATCAGCCGGGTCGCCGCCCGGAGGAACGTCCTCACCGCGTGGATGTCTCGCGTGAGTTTCATCTTTCCGTGTTTGAGGTCTCACAATGCGATTACGAATTTGTGATGGAGACCAACCCCAGTTACTTCAGCGATTGGGGCGACGGGGCCGAGCGGTTGGCGGGACAACTATCGGACCAACGACCGGTCGAACAGGTGAGTTGGCAAGACGCAAACGAGTTTTGTCGTCGTCTTTCAAAGCTTCCTGTAGAGGTGCGTGCCGGCAGACGGTACCGCTTGCCGACTGAAGCTGAATGGGAATACGCCTGCCGGGCAGGCAGCACTGCGGCGTATGGGTTCGGAGACGTCTATCGAGACGGTCAGGCGAACGCGGACGGACGATTTGCTTCTGCGAGTGGTGGCGGCATCTTTCTAAAACAAACCGCCGACATCGCAAGTTATCGCCCCAACGCGTTCGGGATCTACAACATGTCGGGGAATGTCTCTGAATGGTGCCAAGACTGGTTCGGCGCTGCTTATTACGACGTTTCCCCGACCGCCGATCCGGTCGGTCCGACGAGTGGAACGAAGCGGGTCGTTCGTGGCGGATCATGGTTCGACCATCCTTACCTTCTGCGTTGTGGCAGCCGACAGTCAGCCGATCCCGGCTCAAGAGAGCCCTTCGTGGGCATACGCGTGGTGTGTGATGTTCGATGA
- a CDS encoding DUF1330 domain-containing protein produces the protein MSAYIVFIREKTLDTSELETYWQKAPAAMEGHPVKPLAAYGTHVTLEGPDVEGVVIAEFPTVEEARKWYDSPAYQEAAQHRFRGAVYRGLIVEGVRPV, from the coding sequence ATGTCCGCCTACATCGTGTTCATCCGCGAAAAGACGCTCGACACGTCAGAGTTGGAGACTTATTGGCAGAAAGCACCTGCCGCAATGGAGGGGCATCCGGTGAAGCCTCTGGCCGCGTATGGTACCCATGTAACGTTGGAGGGACCAGACGTTGAAGGCGTCGTCATCGCAGAGTTTCCGACTGTGGAGGAGGCTCGCAAATGGTACGACAGCCCTGCCTACCAAGAAGCCGCTCAGCATCGTTTCCGTGGCGCAGTCTACCGCGGCCTCATCGTGGAAGGAGTTCGCCCCGTTTAG
- a CDS encoding toprim domain-containing protein, translated as MIVGKSPDGTFFYFNAKGNDSGTIIDLVQTLDGGSLGDVRKTLRRYSPQQNDSASDWVTTSSSNQTIDRKSVQAKWESAQPITNRNPYLSDCRLIPTQTYLDPIFAGRFRIDHRGNVLAAHYDTDGLCGFEIKNGTRDRTTFTGFCPGGIKGLFASRPRPGDRLMIIAETFIDMLSVAALIGTRDARFFSTAGRPSPKQLDLIANASNRMPAGSEIQLRFDNDAGGREIAQIIEAKLADLALAIRRVVPPTPGMDWNDCVRSNDSLRFQPE; from the coding sequence TTGATCGTCGGAAAATCACCCGATGGCACGTTTTTCTATTTCAACGCCAAAGGAAACGACAGCGGAACAATCATTGACCTCGTCCAGACGCTCGATGGCGGCTCGCTTGGAGATGTTCGGAAGACACTGCGAAGGTATTCGCCCCAGCAGAATGATTCGGCCTCCGATTGGGTCACCACCAGCAGTTCGAATCAAACGATCGACCGAAAATCGGTGCAAGCCAAGTGGGAAAGTGCGCAGCCCATCACGAACCGGAACCCATATCTATCGGATTGTCGGCTGATCCCAACTCAGACGTACCTCGATCCGATTTTCGCGGGGCGCTTCCGCATTGATCACCGCGGTAACGTTTTGGCAGCCCACTATGACACCGACGGACTGTGCGGCTTCGAGATCAAGAACGGAACGAGGGACCGCACAACATTCACGGGCTTTTGCCCCGGAGGCATCAAGGGCCTGTTTGCGTCCCGGCCCAGGCCCGGTGACCGACTGATGATCATCGCCGAAACATTCATCGACATGCTGTCAGTCGCGGCGCTCATCGGTACCCGAGACGCACGATTCTTCAGCACCGCCGGCCGGCCAAGCCCAAAGCAGCTCGACCTCATCGCGAACGCATCAAATCGCATGCCAGCCGGATCAGAAATCCAGCTTCGATTCGACAACGACGCCGGTGGCCGCGAAATCGCCCAAATAATCGAAGCCAAGTTAGCTGATCTTGCCCTAGCAATCCGGAGAGTCGTGCCGCCGACACCAGGCATGGACTGGAACGACTGCGTTCGAAGCAACGATTCCCTTCGTTTCCAGCCCGAATGA
- a CDS encoding c-type cytochrome domain-containing protein has protein sequence MRTFVLAFLALSPLYYVSAADDQPLAAKARQVLRRHCVECHSGQDDDDGFNVLNAAAMRSSDEGYVIAQDPEESLVYLRIIDEDMPPAANRELQPVTEEEREILRQWIAGGATDFPQADRSDFVSIESIYSAALGYLRNAAREDRPQLRFFTLHNVYNRRSTDPSDLRFYRAGLSKVLNSLTWERRITLPDAVEVDGVNDDILYVIDLKEFGWDRQRNANWNELQKAYPYGLSFEFSQHHGEAHENDLAVQGLTQTQIPVLRADWFVATATRPPLYHKLLQIPTDARSLEARLEVSIASDFLNPKPRRIARAGFARSGISGQNRLVQRSDALHGFYWKSYDFKPDTGRAKLTRFPLGPANLFEDRRHPFERFAFEHDGGEVIFSLPNGMQAYMLVDGEDQRIDVGPITVVSDARRTSGTPEIVNGLSCIACHRHGMIKFKDSIRLGNATFGEVEQHVERLYPEREAMDELLQEDQQRFMQALRRCISTYFNDEDDLQSFDEPVRKVAVWHRSVYLDLNTVLTELDLKEETQLLRVGDNTLKRLGLESLMKGGVISRPEWEALDSKFGPSLMQQIATELGATPVLPL, from the coding sequence ATGCGAACGTTTGTTCTCGCCTTCCTCGCCCTGTCGCCGCTGTACTACGTCTCCGCCGCTGACGACCAACCGTTGGCCGCCAAGGCACGCCAGGTGCTTCGGCGTCACTGTGTCGAGTGCCATAGCGGCCAAGACGACGACGACGGTTTCAATGTGCTCAACGCTGCGGCGATGCGGTCCAGTGATGAAGGCTATGTCATCGCGCAAGATCCAGAGGAATCGCTCGTTTATCTCCGAATCATTGACGAGGACATGCCACCGGCGGCGAACCGGGAACTTCAACCGGTGACCGAAGAAGAACGAGAAATCCTTCGACAATGGATCGCCGGAGGTGCGACCGACTTTCCCCAGGCGGACCGAAGTGATTTTGTCTCTATCGAGTCGATCTATTCAGCAGCCCTCGGCTATCTGAGAAACGCAGCCCGAGAAGACCGGCCGCAACTCAGGTTTTTTACGCTTCACAATGTTTACAACCGGAGGTCGACGGACCCGTCCGATCTGCGGTTCTACCGCGCCGGTTTATCCAAAGTGCTCAACAGCTTGACCTGGGAACGACGCATCACCCTACCCGACGCCGTCGAAGTTGACGGTGTAAACGACGATATCCTGTACGTGATCGATCTGAAAGAATTCGGTTGGGATCGGCAACGAAATGCGAATTGGAATGAACTGCAGAAAGCCTATCCATATGGACTTAGTTTCGAGTTTTCGCAACACCACGGGGAAGCCCACGAGAACGATCTAGCCGTTCAAGGTCTGACGCAAACGCAGATTCCAGTTCTCCGGGCGGACTGGTTTGTCGCCACCGCGACCCGCCCACCGCTGTATCACAAGTTGTTGCAGATCCCGACGGACGCTCGATCACTGGAAGCCCGCCTGGAGGTTTCGATCGCAAGTGATTTTCTCAACCCCAAACCGAGACGCATCGCCCGAGCTGGATTCGCCCGCAGCGGCATTTCGGGTCAAAACCGGCTGGTGCAGAGGAGCGACGCGCTTCACGGTTTCTATTGGAAGAGCTACGACTTTAAACCCGACACGGGGCGTGCCAAACTGACGCGGTTTCCGCTCGGGCCGGCGAATCTTTTCGAGGACCGTCGCCATCCGTTCGAACGGTTCGCCTTCGAGCACGACGGAGGTGAAGTCATTTTTTCATTGCCCAACGGAATGCAGGCCTACATGCTCGTCGACGGAGAGGATCAGCGGATCGATGTCGGGCCGATCACGGTTGTAAGCGACGCCCGGCGCACCAGCGGGACCCCCGAAATCGTCAACGGACTCTCCTGCATTGCCTGCCACCGTCACGGCATGATCAAGTTTAAGGATTCGATCCGGCTAGGCAACGCGACCTTTGGTGAAGTCGAGCAACACGTCGAGAGACTTTATCCCGAACGTGAAGCGATGGACGAACTTTTGCAGGAAGACCAACAACGCTTCATGCAAGCGTTGCGACGGTGCATTTCGACATACTTCAACGATGAAGATGATCTCCAATCCTTCGACGAACCCGTCCGCAAAGTCGCGGTTTGGCATCGCTCGGTCTACCTCGACCTCAACACCGTGCTGACGGAACTTGACTTGAAAGAGGAAACTCAGTTGCTGCGGGTCGGAGACAATACGTTGAAGCGTCTGGGCTTGGAGTCTTTGATGAAGGGCGGGGTCATCAGCCGTCCCGAATGGGAGGCTTTAGACAGCAAGTTCGGCCCCTCTCTGATGCAACAGATTGCAACCGAGTTGGGCGCAACGCCCGTTCTACCGCTGTAA
- a CDS encoding tyrosine-type recombinase/integrase, producing MNHTTPEPEAKAIVAHIDLDKAVCTHSLRVTAATEADEGGVPLIAIQKWLGHKDPRKTLRYIRGHEDLDRSPAYIIRYD from the coding sequence ATAAATCATACCACGCCAGAGCCGGAAGCCAAAGCAATTGTTGCCCACATCGACCTCGACAAGGCGGTCTGCACGCATTCGCTCCGCGTGACGGCGGCCACCGAAGCCGACGAGGGCGGTGTTCCGCTGATCGCCATTCAAAAGTGGTTGGGACACAAGGATCCCCGGAAAACGCTTCGGTACATTCGGGGACACGAGGATTTAGACCGCAGCCCGGCGTACATCATTCGGTATGACTAG